In Phaeobacter porticola, one DNA window encodes the following:
- the sseA gene encoding 3-mercaptopyruvate sulfurtransferase, translating into MDDPKTLVSTDWLAAHLKDPDLRLLDASWYMPHEDRDPKTEYDAVHIPGARFFDIDDIADNRSDLPHMVPPVEKFMSRLRAMGVGDGHQVVVYDGTGLRSAARVWWLFRLMGQNNIAVLDGGLPKWQAEGNPVEDLPPVIRDRHMTVRVQNHLLRDVTQVSSAAKLGDHEIIDARAAERFRGAVAEPRQGLRSGHIPGSKNLPYTQLLNADQTMKAPDALRTAFETAGVDLSKPAITTCGSGVTAAVLSLAMERIGKTDHALYDGSWTEWGAFPTLPVATGET; encoded by the coding sequence TTGGACGATCCTAAAACGCTTGTGTCGACAGACTGGCTTGCTGCGCATCTAAAGGACCCTGATCTGCGGCTCCTTGATGCATCCTGGTACATGCCGCATGAGGACCGCGATCCCAAAACTGAATATGATGCCGTTCATATTCCCGGCGCGCGCTTCTTTGACATCGACGATATTGCCGATAACCGTTCAGACCTGCCGCATATGGTCCCCCCGGTTGAGAAATTCATGTCCCGCCTGCGCGCGATGGGGGTTGGTGACGGCCATCAGGTGGTGGTTTATGACGGCACCGGCCTGCGGTCGGCCGCGCGGGTGTGGTGGCTGTTCCGCCTGATGGGGCAGAACAATATCGCGGTGCTGGATGGTGGCTTGCCGAAATGGCAGGCCGAAGGCAACCCGGTTGAGGATCTGCCGCCAGTGATCCGGGATCGCCACATGACCGTGCGGGTGCAGAACCATTTGCTGCGGGACGTCACACAGGTATCGTCGGCTGCCAAACTGGGCGATCATGAGATCATTGATGCCCGCGCCGCTGAACGGTTTCGCGGCGCGGTGGCAGAACCACGCCAGGGCCTGCGTTCGGGCCATATTCCCGGCTCCAAAAACCTGCCCTATACCCAATTGCTGAACGCCGACCAAACGATGAAAGCGCCAGACGCCCTGCGCACCGCGTTTGAAACAGCCGGCGTCGATCTCAGCAAACCAGCCATCACCACCTGTGGGTCCGGTGTTACCGCTGCCGTCCTCAGCCTCGCTATGGAGCGGATCGGCAAAACCGATCATGCGCTTTATGATGGGTCCTGGACAGAGTGGGGCGCCTTCCCGACCCTTCCCGTTGCAACCGGAGAGACCTGA
- a CDS encoding transglycosylase domain-containing protein, with amino-acid sequence MAQGTRRRPLVADKRYATAGRGTQGNGTARKSKPRPKSNAKPRKSGWFGLFRSGRKGGGGGGRGPRKPQKPKTLLGKLLAMVLAPFRWAFRLAWGFTWRIGMISAALVALAVGYHYMKLPEVAELLDGRARGSVTLTDRNGEVFAWRGDQFGGVVTSDTVSPYLKNAIVATEDKRFYRHFGVSPRGVASAVRINLREGRGPLSGHGGSTITQQTAKLLCLGVVYDPTEWESERAYERDCRQGSLWRKAKEAIFAMAMEAKYTKDEILSIYMNRAYLGGGAYGAEAAAQRYFGKSANQVDASEAAMLAGLLTAPSTLAPTNNLQRSQDRAATVLRLMQEQGYLTTSEMRSAQNSPAVLSEAAAARAGGYFADWVMDTIPDFFGSETTEDVVIRTTIDQRLQRAAEDALNHVFDTKVRKGSKAQAAIVVMSADGAVRAMVGGRKSRVSGVFNRATQAKRQTGSAFKPFVYATALELGYSPLDRVLDAQYCLDVPGSGQWCPKNYTRKFYGEVTLARALRDSLNIPAVKVSEAVGRDLVRRVAGDFGLDSELAAGPALALGASESTLIDMTGAYAGILNGGSSVTPYGVTELTLIGDNTPMMGASGGLGERVIQTKAARELIWMMEQVVSQGSGRRAQIPGWQAAGKTGTTQAARDAWFVGFTADYVAGVWMGYDDNTPLSGVTGGGLPADIWREVMVRVHDGLPPKPLPMIAPKPIAPPPQPQPQRRQRPNVGQELGRAVDGLLRDIFGN; translated from the coding sequence ATGGCACAAGGAACGCGGCGTCGACCTCTGGTCGCAGACAAACGCTACGCGACAGCTGGGCGTGGCACGCAGGGCAATGGCACTGCGCGCAAGTCGAAACCACGGCCAAAATCGAACGCGAAACCCCGTAAATCGGGTTGGTTCGGCCTGTTCCGTTCCGGCCGTAAAGGCGGCGGTGGTGGTGGCAGGGGACCGCGCAAACCGCAAAAGCCCAAGACCCTGTTGGGCAAGCTGCTGGCGATGGTGTTGGCTCCGTTCCGCTGGGCCTTTCGCCTGGCCTGGGGATTTACCTGGCGCATTGGCATGATCTCTGCCGCGCTGGTGGCGCTGGCTGTAGGCTATCACTACATGAAACTGCCCGAGGTTGCCGAGCTGCTGGACGGGCGCGCGCGAGGCTCTGTCACCCTGACCGACCGCAATGGCGAGGTGTTCGCTTGGCGCGGAGATCAATTCGGCGGCGTGGTCACCAGTGACACGGTGTCGCCCTATCTAAAAAACGCCATCGTCGCGACCGAGGACAAGCGGTTCTATCGGCACTTCGGGGTGTCTCCACGCGGTGTCGCCAGTGCTGTGCGCATCAACCTGCGAGAGGGACGTGGTCCGCTGTCCGGCCATGGTGGCTCCACCATCACCCAACAGACCGCCAAACTGCTCTGTCTTGGTGTGGTTTACGACCCGACGGAATGGGAGAGCGAGCGCGCTTATGAGCGTGACTGCCGCCAGGGCTCGCTCTGGCGCAAGGCCAAGGAAGCCATCTTTGCAATGGCGATGGAGGCCAAATACACCAAGGATGAGATTCTCTCGATCTATATGAACCGCGCCTATCTGGGCGGGGGTGCTTACGGTGCAGAGGCGGCAGCGCAGCGCTATTTCGGCAAATCTGCCAATCAGGTTGATGCGTCTGAGGCCGCGATGCTGGCGGGCCTTCTGACCGCGCCGTCGACATTGGCACCAACCAACAACTTGCAACGCTCACAGGATCGCGCCGCCACCGTGCTGCGGCTGATGCAGGAACAGGGCTATCTGACGACGTCTGAAATGCGTTCGGCACAAAACAGCCCCGCCGTGCTGAGCGAGGCCGCCGCCGCCCGCGCCGGGGGGTATTTCGCCGATTGGGTGATGGATACCATCCCGGATTTCTTCGGCAGTGAGACAACCGAAGATGTGGTGATACGCACCACCATTGACCAGCGCCTGCAACGCGCAGCCGAGGACGCGCTGAATCACGTCTTTGACACCAAGGTCCGCAAGGGGTCTAAGGCGCAAGCCGCCATCGTGGTGATGAGCGCGGATGGCGCAGTCCGCGCCATGGTTGGCGGGCGCAAGTCCCGTGTCTCTGGTGTTTTCAACCGGGCCACACAGGCCAAGCGTCAGACCGGATCGGCCTTCAAACCCTTTGTCTATGCCACGGCGCTGGAGCTGGGGTATTCACCGCTCGACCGGGTTCTGGACGCGCAATATTGCCTGGATGTACCTGGCTCCGGCCAGTGGTGCCCCAAGAACTACACCCGGAAATTCTATGGCGAGGTGACATTGGCGCGGGCTTTGCGCGACTCGCTGAATATTCCGGCGGTGAAAGTCTCCGAGGCCGTGGGCCGCGATCTGGTGCGCCGTGTCGCCGGTGATTTCGGGCTTGATAGTGAACTGGCCGCAGGTCCGGCACTGGCGCTTGGCGCCTCCGAAAGTACGCTGATCGACATGACAGGGGCCTATGCCGGTATTCTGAATGGCGGCTCATCGGTGACCCCTTACGGGGTGACGGAGCTGACATTGATCGGTGACAATACACCGATGATGGGGGCCAGTGGCGGTCTTGGGGAGCGGGTGATCCAGACCAAGGCGGCGCGGGAGTTGATCTGGATGATGGAGCAGGTGGTCTCACAAGGCAGCGGTCGTCGCGCCCAAATCCCCGGTTGGCAGGCCGCAGGCAAGACTGGCACCACTCAGGCCGCCCGCGATGCCTGGTTCGTTGGCTTCACCGCCGATTACGTGGCCGGTGTCTGGATGGGCTATGACGACAACACGCCGCTTTCTGGTGTGACGGGTGGCGGCTTGCCCGCTGATATCTGGCGCGAGGTCATGGTGCGGGTGCATGACGGGCTGCCGCCCAAGCCCCTGCCGATGATTGCACCCAAACCCATCGCCCCGCCGCCGCAACCGCAGCCCCAACGCCGCCAGCGCCCCAATGTCGGACAGGAGCTGGGTCGTGCAGTGGATGGCCTGCTGCGCGATATCTTCGGGAACTGA
- a CDS encoding ammonium transporter, which yields MRKSTLSLAALTALILPGLAVAQEAAAAPPAGAAATDTVFILNSLLFLIGGILVFWMAAGFAMLEAGLVRSKNVTMQLTKNVALFSLAAIFYYLIGYNLMYPLGNWSVNGVLSGVWGPGVLEAVGLSSEAADDYSYASTGSDFFFQLMFCATTASIVSGTLAERVKLWPFLAFTVVLTAVIYPLQASWKWGGGFLDEMGFLDFAGSTVVHSVGGWAALTGALILGPRLGKYKAGKTIPMPGSNLALATLGTFILWLGWFGFNGGSQLAMGTVGDVADVSRIFANTNAAAAGGAVAALILTQLLFKKPDLTMILNGALAGLVSITAEPLTPSLGMATLIGAIGGIIVVFVVPMLDKMKIDDVVGAIPVHLVAGIWGTIAVVLTNPEASLITQLTGIVVVALFVVISSAVVWLILRAVTGIRVGEEDEVNGLDMAELGMEAYPEFSPS from the coding sequence ATGCGTAAATCAACCCTCTCCCTTGCGGCCCTGACGGCGCTGATCCTGCCAGGTCTTGCTGTCGCGCAAGAGGCTGCAGCCGCCCCGCCTGCTGGCGCTGCGGCCACCGACACGGTCTTTATTCTCAACTCGCTGCTGTTTTTGATTGGTGGCATTCTGGTGTTCTGGATGGCGGCCGGTTTCGCGATGCTGGAGGCTGGTCTGGTGCGATCCAAGAACGTAACCATGCAGCTGACCAAGAATGTCGCGCTGTTTTCACTGGCCGCGATCTTTTACTATCTGATCGGGTATAACCTGATGTACCCGTTGGGGAATTGGTCTGTGAACGGCGTCCTGTCTGGGGTCTGGGGTCCCGGCGTGCTGGAGGCGGTCGGCCTTTCATCCGAAGCTGCGGATGATTATTCCTATGCCTCAACCGGGTCGGATTTCTTCTTTCAGCTGATGTTCTGTGCAACCACGGCGTCGATTGTGTCCGGCACGCTGGCAGAGCGCGTGAAGCTTTGGCCGTTCCTTGCCTTTACCGTGGTACTGACAGCCGTGATTTACCCGTTGCAAGCCAGCTGGAAATGGGGCGGTGGTTTCCTGGATGAAATGGGTTTCCTCGACTTCGCAGGCTCCACTGTGGTGCATTCCGTGGGCGGCTGGGCTGCGCTGACCGGCGCGCTGATCCTCGGCCCGCGTCTGGGCAAGTACAAGGCAGGTAAAACCATCCCGATGCCCGGTTCCAATCTGGCGCTGGCCACATTGGGCACCTTTATTCTGTGGCTCGGTTGGTTTGGCTTTAACGGTGGCTCGCAGCTGGCGATGGGTACCGTGGGAGATGTGGCTGACGTCAGCCGGATCTTTGCCAATACCAATGCCGCCGCTGCCGGCGGTGCCGTAGCGGCGCTGATCCTGACCCAGCTGTTGTTCAAAAAGCCTGATCTGACCATGATCCTGAATGGCGCGCTGGCCGGGCTGGTGTCGATCACCGCAGAACCGCTGACGCCCAGCCTTGGTATGGCGACCCTGATTGGCGCAATCGGCGGCATTATTGTGGTCTTTGTCGTGCCAATGCTGGACAAGATGAAGATCGACGATGTGGTTGGCGCCATCCCGGTACATCTGGTCGCCGGCATCTGGGGCACCATCGCCGTCGTGCTGACCAATCCTGAGGCAAGCCTGATCACCCAGCTGACCGGTATCGTGGTCGTCGCCCTCTTTGTGGTGATCAGTTCAGCTGTCGTGTGGCTGATCCTGCGTGCTGTGACAGGGATCCGGGTTGGCGAAGAAGATGAGGTGAACGGCTTGGATATGGCGGAGCTGGGGATGGAAGCCTATCCTGAGTTTTCGCCCAGCTAA
- a CDS encoding benzoate/H(+) symporter BenE family transporter: MLRDLKLSHIVSGAVAVLVGYTGSVAIVFQAIEAVGATQAQASSWMLALGLGMGITCLILSLRYRMPILTAWSTPGAALLAVSLDEVSLDQAIGAFVFCGLLLTLTGVTGWFAALSRLIPDGLASAMLAGILFQFGLSAFTALETDTALVAIMGVTFLLGRRLLPRYTIPAVLAVGTLWCTATGAFGDISRLDLTLARPEFVMPAFSLQVLIGIGLPLFVVTMSSQNMPGVVALRTAGYQPPVSASLTVTGVATLLLAPFGGYAFNLAAITAAICAGPEADDNPDTRYLAGVMTGIVYILVGLGGATVISLFLIAPKALIATVAGLALLSTIGNSLAAALGEARGREAALITFMTTVSGISFWGIGAPFWALVLGLAVNHLLSPPSTPTPAAGADPANRADNSPPDKVEVGDPPLDDRRFPRQTP, translated from the coding sequence ATGCTCAGAGACCTAAAGCTCTCTCACATCGTCTCTGGTGCCGTGGCGGTGTTGGTCGGCTATACGGGGTCTGTTGCGATTGTCTTTCAGGCGATTGAGGCTGTTGGAGCAACTCAGGCCCAGGCCAGCAGCTGGATGCTGGCATTGGGATTGGGCATGGGCATCACCTGCCTGATCCTGTCGTTACGCTACCGGATGCCTATCCTGACCGCCTGGTCGACGCCTGGCGCGGCCCTATTGGCGGTCAGCCTGGATGAGGTGTCGCTGGACCAGGCGATCGGGGCCTTTGTCTTTTGCGGGCTGCTGCTGACCCTCACCGGTGTGACCGGCTGGTTTGCTGCCCTGTCGCGACTGATCCCTGATGGCCTCGCCAGTGCTATGCTGGCCGGAATCCTGTTTCAATTCGGCCTCTCTGCCTTTACCGCGCTAGAAACTGACACGGCTCTGGTGGCGATCATGGGCGTGACTTTTCTGCTCGGGCGGCGTTTGCTACCGCGCTACACTATTCCTGCGGTACTGGCTGTGGGCACGCTTTGGTGTACCGCAACTGGAGCTTTTGGAGATATCAGCCGTCTGGATCTAACCTTGGCACGGCCGGAATTTGTCATGCCCGCCTTTTCGCTACAGGTGCTGATTGGCATTGGTCTGCCGCTATTTGTGGTCACCATGTCCTCGCAGAATATGCCAGGCGTCGTGGCGCTACGGACGGCAGGCTATCAGCCGCCGGTCTCTGCCAGCCTGACGGTCACCGGTGTTGCCACGCTGCTGCTGGCCCCGTTCGGAGGCTATGCTTTCAATCTCGCCGCCATCACCGCAGCGATCTGTGCCGGACCCGAGGCGGATGACAATCCAGACACCCGCTATCTGGCCGGTGTCATGACGGGGATTGTCTATATTCTGGTCGGGCTCGGCGGGGCCACAGTGATCAGCCTGTTTCTTATCGCACCCAAGGCCCTGATTGCGACGGTGGCAGGCCTCGCACTGTTGTCGACCATCGGCAATAGCCTTGCGGCCGCCCTTGGCGAGGCCAGGGGCCGCGAGGCCGCCCTTATAACCTTTATGACGACTGTTTCCGGGATCAGCTTCTGGGGGATTGGCGCGCCATTCTGGGCCTTGGTGCTGGGACTGGCTGTGAATCACCTGCTGTCACCCCCCAGCACGCCAACCCCGGCAGCTGGTGCTGACCCGGCAAATCGGGCTGACAACAGCCCCCCGGATAAGGTGGAAGTCGGCGATCCACCGCTTGATGACAGGCGTTTCCCCCGGCAGACCCCGTAA
- a CDS encoding DMT family transporter, with product MDTLRGSLLMVLAMAAFALEDMFIKSAAQSLPVGQILILFGMGGMAIFAIMARAQGQRLWSPVFRTRALVVRSIAEVAGRLCYTLAIALTPLSSASAILQATPLVVSAGAVVFFNEHVGLRRWLAIGAGFIGVLMILRPGASGFELASLFAVAGTLGFAGRDLATRAAPVGLSNAHLGLAGFAMLVVAGLIAQPFGAPMVMPDVTTWLALGAATLVGVVAYQALTGAMRTGEISVVAPFRYTRLIFAMVLGVVVFHERPDLWTLIGSTVIVVSGGFTLLRSNRRQPA from the coding sequence ATGGACACCTTGCGCGGTAGTCTTTTGATGGTGTTGGCCATGGCAGCCTTTGCGCTGGAAGACATGTTTATTAAATCCGCAGCCCAAAGCCTGCCAGTTGGGCAAATCCTGATCTTGTTTGGAATGGGCGGCATGGCGATCTTTGCCATCATGGCGCGTGCGCAGGGGCAGCGACTGTGGAGCCCGGTGTTTCGCACGCGCGCGCTGGTGGTGCGCTCAATTGCCGAGGTGGCAGGGCGGCTCTGTTATACGCTGGCGATTGCGCTGACACCCTTGTCGTCGGCGTCAGCGATCCTTCAGGCAACACCGCTGGTGGTTTCTGCCGGGGCGGTTGTGTTCTTCAATGAACACGTAGGTCTGCGGCGCTGGCTGGCGATTGGTGCGGGGTTCATCGGGGTTCTGATGATCCTGCGTCCTGGCGCCAGCGGGTTTGAGCTGGCCTCGCTCTTTGCGGTGGCGGGCACTTTGGGGTTTGCCGGACGGGATCTTGCCACACGGGCCGCACCGGTCGGGCTGTCGAACGCGCATCTGGGGTTGGCGGGTTTTGCGATGTTGGTGGTCGCAGGCCTGATCGCACAGCCCTTTGGCGCGCCGATGGTGATGCCCGATGTGACCACATGGCTGGCTTTGGGCGCTGCGACTCTTGTGGGTGTGGTGGCCTATCAGGCCCTGACGGGTGCCATGCGCACCGGCGAGATCTCGGTTGTCGCGCCGTTTCGCTACACGCGGCTGATCTTTGCCATGGTGCTGGGAGTTGTGGTGTTCCACGAGCGGCCAGATCTGTGGACCCTTATTGGCAGTACGGTCATCGTTGTCAGCGGTGGATTCACCCTGTTGCGCAGCAACCGTCGTCAACCGGCTTAA
- a CDS encoding GNAT family N-acetyltransferase → MPLADHLTIRSARPGDETGMSMVLTEVLTDWNSTRPGDPAHVLAAYIGHPDRVDCAVCEGPDGAVGFQSLRLALPGNVYEVEPGWGIIGTYVRLDMGRQGIGQALFAHNLRAAQAAGLSWIEATIGADNLRAQAYYDAMGFQTYRPDDGAVRKRCAVSRLMENLI, encoded by the coding sequence ATGCCTCTAGCGGATCACCTGACCATCAGATCGGCCCGTCCCGGTGACGAAACCGGGATGAGCATGGTGCTGACGGAGGTGTTGACCGATTGGAACAGCACCCGGCCCGGAGACCCTGCGCATGTGCTGGCCGCCTATATCGGTCATCCTGATCGGGTCGACTGTGCGGTCTGCGAAGGTCCTGACGGAGCTGTCGGGTTTCAGTCTCTCAGACTGGCGCTTCCCGGCAACGTCTATGAGGTTGAACCGGGCTGGGGCATCATCGGAACCTATGTGCGGCTCGATATGGGGCGGCAGGGCATCGGTCAGGCACTTTTCGCCCACAACCTGCGCGCTGCTCAAGCGGCGGGGCTAAGCTGGATCGAGGCGACCATCGGCGCTGACAATCTCAGGGCGCAGGCGTATTATGATGCCATGGGGTTTCAGACCTACCGACCAGATGACGGTGCGGTGCGCAAACGCTGTGCGGTGTCGCGTCTGATGGAAAATCTGATATGA
- a CDS encoding P-II family nitrogen regulator, translating into MKMIIATIKPFKLEEVREALTSIGVSGLMVTEIKGFGAQAGHTEIYRGAEYEVNFVPKVRLDLVVPSGLADQVVDTITQTARTGKIGDGKIFVLDVEQAIRVRTGETNHDAL; encoded by the coding sequence ATGAAAATGATCATAGCAACCATCAAGCCGTTCAAGCTGGAGGAGGTTCGCGAAGCGCTGACATCCATCGGCGTGTCCGGCTTGATGGTCACCGAAATCAAAGGGTTTGGCGCCCAGGCTGGCCATACCGAGATTTACCGTGGCGCGGAATATGAGGTGAATTTCGTACCCAAAGTACGGCTGGATCTGGTCGTGCCATCAGGACTGGCCGATCAGGTCGTCGACACCATCACCCAAACAGCCCGCACCGGCAAAATCGGTGACGGCAAGATCTTTGTTCTCGACGTTGAGCAGGCAATCCGCGTGCGCACCGGCGAAACCAATCACGACGCGCTGTGA
- a CDS encoding helix-turn-helix domain-containing protein, protein MTDDSIPLNLREIRNGAGFSLSRAAEATGVSKAMLGQIERGESSPTIATLWKIAKGFHLPLTALIGDASQPAGASGRSFRSVQFPGSIAVKMVFPFDPVLGAETFHVSLRPGQCHQSQSHDTGVTEEVFVLEGAMEVLRDGGWVPLDAGQGLRFAADQPHGYRSGESGAAFLNMHHYRQVAGIA, encoded by the coding sequence ATGACTGACGACAGCATCCCCTTGAACCTGCGGGAGATTCGCAATGGTGCCGGGTTCAGTCTGTCCAGGGCGGCGGAGGCCACTGGCGTGAGCAAGGCCATGCTGGGTCAGATTGAACGCGGCGAATCAAGTCCAACGATTGCGACGCTCTGGAAAATCGCCAAGGGCTTTCACCTGCCCCTGACCGCGTTGATTGGAGATGCATCACAGCCCGCCGGGGCGAGCGGTCGCAGCTTCCGCTCGGTGCAGTTTCCGGGGTCTATCGCGGTCAAGATGGTTTTTCCCTTTGACCCTGTACTGGGGGCCGAGACCTTTCACGTCAGCCTGAGGCCGGGCCAGTGCCACCAGTCGCAATCCCATGACACGGGCGTCACCGAAGAGGTTTTTGTGCTGGAGGGCGCGATGGAAGTGCTGCGGGATGGGGGGTGGGTGCCGCTCGACGCTGGACAAGGGCTGCGCTTTGCGGCGGATCAACCCCATGGCTATCGTAGCGGCGAGAGTGGTGCGGCGTTTTTGAACATGCACCACTACCGCCAAGTGGCTGGGATAGCCTGA
- a CDS encoding MlaC/ttg2D family ABC transporter substrate-binding protein, which translates to MPSNFLTRRSFLTTGLAFVGLAALPGKLLALSEAGARSLVDSVVGDINKVIASGKSESAMIRDFEKIFVRYADVNIMARYALGVEARSASASELRAFTGAFQSYISRKYGKRFREFIGGSVEVQSARKIKAGYEIKSLAKLKGQAPFEVTFLVSDKSGRDKFYNMFIEGVNLLLTERTEIGAILDRNRGDINKLTAELKRLS; encoded by the coding sequence ATGCCGAGTAATTTTCTGACCCGCCGCAGTTTTCTGACCACGGGACTTGCCTTTGTAGGGCTCGCCGCCCTGCCCGGCAAACTGCTTGCCCTGAGCGAAGCAGGCGCACGCAGCCTTGTCGACAGTGTTGTGGGTGACATCAACAAGGTGATTGCATCAGGTAAATCCGAAAGCGCAATGATCCGCGATTTCGAGAAAATCTTTGTGCGTTATGCCGATGTGAACATCATGGCCCGCTATGCGCTGGGTGTCGAAGCGCGCAGCGCCAGCGCCTCTGAACTGCGCGCCTTTACCGGGGCCTTTCAGAGCTATATCTCGCGCAAATATGGCAAACGGTTCCGGGAATTCATCGGCGGGTCTGTCGAGGTTCAGTCAGCCCGCAAGATTAAAGCAGGCTATGAGATCAAATCGCTGGCCAAGCTGAAGGGTCAGGCCCCATTTGAAGTGACCTTTCTGGTGTCTGACAAATCCGGCCGCGATAAGTTCTACAACATGTTCATCGAAGGTGTGAACCTGCTGCTGACCGAACGCACCGAAATCGGTGCCATTCTTGATCGCAACAGGGGTGACATTAACAAGCTGACCGCCGAGTTGAAGCGGTTGAGTTGA
- the smpB gene encoding SsrA-binding protein SmpB produces MAKQKSDPNYKVIAENRRARFDYAIEDDLECGILLEGSEVKSLRVGGTNIAESYATVEDGELWLVNSYIAPYEQAKMFRHEERRRRKLLVSRKELSVLWNATQRKGMTLVPLVMYFNHRGLAKMKIGIAKGKKNHDKRETEAKRDWSRQKQRLLKDHS; encoded by the coding sequence ATGGCCAAGCAAAAATCAGACCCGAATTACAAAGTGATCGCCGAAAACCGCCGTGCACGGTTTGACTACGCGATCGAAGACGATCTGGAATGCGGGATCCTTCTGGAAGGGTCCGAGGTCAAATCCCTGCGTGTTGGCGGCACCAATATCGCCGAGAGCTATGCCACGGTTGAAGATGGCGAACTGTGGCTGGTGAATTCCTATATTGCGCCCTACGAACAGGCGAAAATGTTCAGACATGAAGAGCGTCGCCGTCGTAAGCTGCTGGTGTCGCGCAAGGAACTGTCGGTTCTTTGGAATGCGACCCAACGCAAGGGCATGACGCTTGTGCCGCTGGTGATGTATTTCAACCACCGTGGATTGGCCAAAATGAAGATCGGTATCGCTAAGGGTAAGAAGAACCACGACAAGCGCGAGACCGAGGCCAAACGCGATTGGTCGCGTCAAAAGCAGCGCCTGTTAAAAGATCACAGCTGA
- a CDS encoding aromatic amino acid transaminase, translated as MFETLKPQPADKILALMQMYRDDPRDNKIDLGVGVYKNAEGVTPVMRAIKTAEHKLWEEQTSKSYVGLAGDPAYSDAMIKLILADSVERANVAAAATPGGTGAVRQAFELIKMANPGARVFVSNPTWPNHISILNYLNIETVAYRYFDRETCGVDFDGMIADLKTANKGDVVLLHGCCHNPTGANLNMVQWQEVVAILNERGLIPMIDIAYQGFGDGLEEDAQGVRYVAANTPECLIAASCSKNFGIYRERTGLLMAVSQDGGAQALNQGTLAFLNRQNYSFPPDHGARLVSMILNDDALRADWAAELEETRLGMLALRQQLADELQRLTGSDRFGFLAQHRGMFSLLGTTPEMVEKMRADSGIYMVGDSRMNIAGLNEQTVPILAKAILDAGV; from the coding sequence ATGTTCGAAACCCTGAAACCCCAGCCAGCGGATAAAATCCTGGCGTTGATGCAGATGTATCGCGACGACCCGCGCGACAACAAAATCGACCTTGGTGTTGGCGTTTACAAAAACGCCGAAGGGGTGACGCCAGTCATGCGCGCCATCAAGACCGCCGAGCATAAACTGTGGGAAGAGCAAACCTCCAAATCCTACGTCGGGCTGGCCGGGGATCCGGCCTATTCCGATGCTATGATCAAGCTGATTCTGGCCGATAGTGTCGAACGCGCCAATGTTGCCGCCGCAGCCACGCCCGGTGGCACTGGCGCTGTGCGTCAGGCGTTTGAACTGATCAAGATGGCCAACCCTGGCGCGCGTGTTTTCGTGTCGAACCCGACCTGGCCGAACCACATTTCGATCCTGAACTATCTGAACATCGAAACTGTCGCCTATCGCTATTTCGACCGCGAAACCTGCGGCGTTGATTTCGACGGCATGATCGCGGACCTGAAGACGGCCAACAAGGGTGACGTGGTGCTGCTGCACGGCTGCTGCCACAACCCGACCGGTGCCAACCTCAATATGGTGCAGTGGCAGGAAGTCGTGGCCATCCTGAACGAGCGTGGTCTGATCCCGATGATCGACATTGCCTATCAGGGCTTTGGCGACGGTCTGGAAGAGGACGCACAGGGCGTGCGCTATGTCGCGGCCAATACGCCGGAATGTCTGATCGCGGCCAGCTGCTCCAAGAACTTCGGCATCTACCGCGAACGCACAGGTCTGCTGATGGCGGTTTCTCAGGACGGCGGCGCACAGGCGCTGAATCAGGGCACGCTGGCCTTCCTCAACCGCCAGAACTATTCTTTCCCGCCGGATCACGGCGCGCGTCTGGTGTCGATGATCCTGAATGATGACGCCCTGCGCGCCGATTGGGCGGCAGAGCTGGAAGAGACCCGTCTGGGCATGCTGGCACTGCGTCAGCAACTCGCGGATGAGCTGCAACGCCTGACCGGATCTGACCGCTTTGGCTTCCTTGCCCAACATCGCGGCATGTTCTCGCTGCTTGGCACCACGCCGGAGATGGTCGAGAAAATGCGCGCAGACAGCGGCATCTATATGGTTGGTGACAGCCGTATGAACATCGCGGGCCTGAATGAGCAGACCGTGCCGATCCTCGCCAAGGCGATCCTTGACGCCGGCGTCTAA